One Deltaproteobacteria bacterium DNA window includes the following coding sequences:
- a CDS encoding MFS transporter has translation MSDAPGAPRSWRLRIFGLTWLSYFSFYIARKNFSVVKKRIEDVGLGSKADFAAVDSLYLATYAGGQFLWGFVGDAVSARRLVAAGMFAAAALALAVGLSGTMAVLLLGFGLNGLAQSTGWPGNGRITASWFGAAERGVWLGFWGTCYQVGPIAATVFATALLGRFGWRAAFIGPGLWVAVAGFAVWLWVRDRPSDVGFRDPDAAPPVDRAAARLRRRAAWRAMFAHKTIWLLALSYFSAKFIRYSLWFWLPYYFGRELHYSDTAAGYMSTSFDLGGIAGVIAGGWVADRLLCRRRVGVAMASFVLLAGALLLYRAVGASSMVANFVAMGLVGVFLFSADSLVSGAAAQDAGGPDGAGAACGFVNGVGSLGGFLQGPLTVWVSDAFGWDAVLYLFVGLAVAAAVTLAPLARHVPTAAT, from the coding sequence ATGTCGGACGCGCCCGGCGCGCCGCGGTCTTGGCGGCTGCGCATTTTCGGCCTCACGTGGCTGTCGTACTTTTCGTTCTACATCGCCCGCAAGAACTTCTCGGTCGTCAAAAAACGCATCGAGGACGTCGGCCTCGGCAGCAAGGCCGACTTCGCGGCGGTCGACAGCCTGTATCTGGCCACGTATGCCGGGGGCCAGTTCTTGTGGGGCTTCGTCGGCGACGCGGTGAGCGCGCGGAGACTGGTCGCGGCGGGCATGTTCGCCGCCGCCGCGCTCGCGCTGGCGGTGGGCCTGTCGGGCACCATGGCGGTGCTCCTCCTCGGCTTCGGACTCAACGGCCTCGCCCAGAGCACCGGTTGGCCCGGCAACGGGCGGATCACCGCGTCCTGGTTCGGCGCGGCCGAACGCGGCGTGTGGCTCGGGTTTTGGGGTACCTGCTATCAGGTCGGGCCGATCGCGGCGACCGTGTTCGCGACGGCGCTGCTCGGGCGGTTCGGCTGGCGCGCCGCGTTCATCGGCCCCGGTTTGTGGGTCGCGGTCGCGGGGTTCGCGGTGTGGCTGTGGGTCCGCGATCGGCCGTCGGACGTCGGCTTTCGCGATCCGGACGCGGCGCCGCCGGTCGATCGCGCGGCCGCCCGCCTGCGGCGGCGCGCCGCCTGGCGCGCGATGTTTGCGCACAAGACCATTTGGCTGTTGGCGCTGAGCTACTTCAGCGCCAAGTTCATCCGCTACTCGCTGTGGTTCTGGTTGCCCTACTACTTCGGCCGCGAACTGCACTACAGCGACACCGCGGCCGGCTACATGTCCACGTCGTTCGACCTGGGCGGGATCGCCGGCGTGATCGCGGGCGGGTGGGTGGCCGACCGCCTGCTGTGTCGGCGTCGCGTCGGCGTCGCGATGGCGTCGTTCGTGCTGTTGGCCGGCGCGCTGCTGCTGTACCGGGCCGTCGGCGCTTCGAGCATGGTGGCCAACTTTGTCGCGATGGGGCTCGTCGGCGTCTTCCTGTTTAGCGCCGACTCCCTCGTGTCGGGGGCCGCGGCGCAGGACGCGGGCGGCCCGGACGGGGCGGGCGCCGCGTGCGGCTTCGTCAACGGCGTCGGCTCGCTCGGGGGGTTCTTGCAAGGGCCGCTCACGGTGTGGGTGAGCGACGCGTTCGGCTGGGACGCGGTGCTCTACCTGTTCGTCGGGCTCGCGGTCGCGGCGGCCGTGACGCTCGCGCCCTTGGCGCGCCACGTGCCGACCGCGGCGACCTGA